Proteins encoded in a region of the Candidatus Cloacimonadota bacterium genome:
- a CDS encoding acyl-CoA thioesterase → MVFEFRKRIYGYECDVYGHLNNAIYLQLLEAARSEAMIEMDMSISRMRELGLQIFIRSFTLDYLKAVAHEDLITIKSWFDQINRVKGNWTQQIYNEQGELCFEARMVGVFACEGRAKRLPQDVFEHFGKYLEKV, encoded by the coding sequence ATGGTTTTTGAATTTCGTAAAAGGATATATGGCTATGAGTGTGACGTGTATGGCCACCTGAATAATGCCATCTATTTGCAGCTTTTGGAAGCGGCGCGCTCCGAGGCCATGATTGAGATGGATATGTCTATATCACGCATGCGGGAACTGGGTTTACAGATATTCATCCGCAGTTTTACCCTGGATTATTTGAAGGCGGTGGCACATGAAGACCTCATCACCATCAAAAGCTGGTTCGACCAGATTAACCGCGTGAAAGGAAACTGGACCCAGCAGATTTATAACGAGCAGGGGGAACTCTGTTTTGAAGCCAGGATGGTTGGTGTTTTTGCCTGTGAAGGGCGCGCCAAACGCTTGCCTCAGGATGTTTTCGAACATTTTGGGAAATATCTTGAAAAGGTCTGA
- a CDS encoding T9SS type A sorting domain-containing protein, with the protein MKKYLIAALIVFCAALSAWGDTLPSCYYTYDQISQMLLDYENQHPDIAKRVQIGVTQQDQMPIYAMRISDNVTQDEEEPALLFVGQVHAEEVLGVQITMDNIEKILTNRNQIPYMQWINFLDMWFVPTLNPEGHNVVTAGLDLSYRKNKRDNNNNGIFDYSPLVGYDIDGVDINRNFDFNWVHGDTLMQPGGLEVWDYYRGPAPMSESEVQAIKNLADRYKFIYSICWHSSRTGNFSEKCYYSFNWKEIRPSPDMAFFASVCSSVAAKISNEAGTGTYESLPNLSRKGAFHDWMYKQYGTLQILIECGTSNLQPPEPLMLDTVARCRNAVYWFLNRALPYSSDVSSSSMLTGNIRDAITNEALEAEIIVEAHHAPWFVPRTSNPDTGRFYKALPSGSYDLTFRKKGYWDKRINGQVINNGAMTQIQVRMEPRASATLSGRVHSGGADIPAQIIIGDIYKDTLSTNGVFVYEGFEGEYPVTVLADGYYPWQGTLELNPGQNWLVLDLSPATQIFTEDWDSGLHDWEINGPWVLQDELSVSGSAITDSWGGKGLYAMNCDVWISPSNPLQIPAQGSCVLMFDSHLHTEWDHDWARVETSLDGQNWTSRWSRSGKHDEFRREIAPMDDLAGESVFLRFRLTDQSSDVELTDPGWTIDNIALITGMSTATQDEYLPGHPKAALHQNYPNPFNPQTTIQYTITEPADIRLTVYNLKGQLVQELVRGTMPTGKHSVVWNGLDQGGKPVGSGIYLYRLQSGDYCKTLKMILAK; encoded by the coding sequence ATGAAGAAATATTTGATTGCCGCCCTAATCGTTTTTTGCGCGGCGTTATCGGCTTGGGGCGACACATTGCCAAGCTGTTATTATACTTACGACCAAATTTCACAAATGCTGTTGGATTATGAAAACCAGCACCCGGATATTGCAAAACGCGTCCAGATTGGAGTTACCCAGCAAGACCAAATGCCCATCTATGCCATGCGTATTTCAGACAACGTGACCCAGGATGAGGAAGAACCCGCCCTGCTTTTTGTGGGGCAGGTGCACGCGGAAGAGGTTTTGGGAGTGCAGATAACCATGGACAACATAGAGAAAATCCTGACCAACAGGAACCAGATTCCCTACATGCAGTGGATCAACTTTTTGGATATGTGGTTTGTGCCCACCTTGAATCCTGAAGGACACAACGTGGTGACCGCCGGTTTGGATCTTTCATACCGTAAAAACAAGCGGGACAACAATAACAATGGCATTTTTGACTATAGTCCCCTGGTTGGCTACGACATCGACGGCGTGGATATAAACAGAAATTTTGATTTTAACTGGGTGCATGGAGACACTCTGATGCAGCCAGGCGGGCTGGAGGTTTGGGATTATTACCGCGGCCCGGCGCCGATGAGCGAAAGCGAAGTTCAAGCCATTAAAAACCTCGCCGATCGTTATAAATTTATCTATTCCATCTGCTGGCATTCCTCACGCACCGGCAATTTTAGCGAAAAATGCTATTATTCATTCAATTGGAAAGAAATCCGTCCCTCTCCCGACATGGCTTTCTTTGCCTCGGTCTGCTCATCTGTGGCGGCAAAAATTTCAAACGAAGCGGGAACCGGAACCTATGAATCCCTGCCAAACCTCAGCCGCAAGGGCGCTTTTCACGATTGGATGTATAAGCAATATGGAACCCTGCAGATTTTGATTGAATGTGGAACCAGCAATCTTCAGCCGCCTGAGCCTCTGATGCTGGACACTGTGGCTCGCTGTCGCAACGCGGTTTATTGGTTTTTGAACCGCGCTTTGCCATATTCCTCGGATGTGAGTTCATCCTCCATGCTAACCGGAAATATCCGCGACGCAATCACAAACGAGGCTTTGGAAGCCGAAATAATCGTGGAGGCGCATCACGCGCCGTGGTTCGTGCCCCGCACCTCAAACCCTGATACAGGAAGGTTTTACAAAGCTTTGCCCAGCGGAAGCTATGATCTCACTTTTCGTAAAAAGGGCTATTGGGACAAGCGCATTAATGGCCAGGTGATAAATAACGGCGCCATGACCCAGATTCAGGTGCGGATGGAACCCCGCGCAAGTGCCACCCTGAGCGGAAGAGTGCATAGCGGCGGTGCTGATATTCCTGCCCAGATTATAATCGGGGACATTTATAAAGACACGCTTTCGACAAACGGAGTCTTTGTGTATGAAGGTTTTGAAGGTGAATATCCCGTCACGGTTCTGGCCGATGGATATTACCCCTGGCAGGGCACTTTGGAGCTGAATCCCGGACAAAATTGGCTCGTTTTGGATTTGAGCCCAGCCACCCAGATTTTTACGGAAGATTGGGATTCCGGCCTACATGACTGGGAAATCAACGGTCCCTGGGTTTTGCAGGACGAGCTTTCTGTTTCCGGTTCTGCCATCACCGACAGTTGGGGCGGAAAAGGCCTCTACGCGATGAATTGCGATGTGTGGATCTCGCCATCCAACCCGTTGCAAATCCCGGCTCAGGGTTCCTGCGTTCTGATGTTCGATTCACACTTGCACACGGAGTGGGATCACGATTGGGCTCGCGTGGAAACTTCTTTGGATGGGCAAAACTGGACTTCTCGTTGGAGTCGCAGCGGGAAGCATGATGAATTCCGCCGCGAGATTGCGCCCATGGACGATCTGGCTGGTGAGAGCGTCTTTCTGAGATTCCGCCTTACCGACCAAAGCAGCGATGTTGAGCTGACCGACCCAGGCTGGACCATCGACAATATTGCCCTCATCACAGGCATGTCCACAGCCACGCAGGACGAATATCTGCCCGGTCACCCCAAAGCGGCGCTCCACCAAAATTACCCCAATCCCTTCAACCCTCAAACCACTATCCAATATACAATTACCGAGCCGGCGGATATCAGGTTAACGGTATATAATCTCAAGGGACAGTTGGTTCAGGAATTGGTGAGAGGAACTATGCCCACAGGGAAACACAGCGTTGTTTGGAACGGTCTTGACCAGGGTGGAAAACCCGTGGGAAGCGGAATTTACCTATATCGACTGCAAAGTGGAGACTATTGCAAAACCCTGAAAATGATTTTGGCCAAATGA
- a CDS encoding SUMF1/EgtB/PvdO family nonheme iron enzyme — MRFCGSCGKKIPENAKFCVHCGTRWNDVEKAETPEEPVKKPRPSPKYAGDQITDTAFKLMSPGEDCCGYRVVRLLNKDPEGIKYIVEKDGKQYILKLFFKYKYSDLESIITLQNRLKRLGTLESAHTAKVAEVNETHDPVFMAAEFVDGDSLSRIKENEPERLNEEFVRKVAIQLTETAIAVRKQGLTMHELTPSGIMLSEDEKNITILTSGIKYEEVDEREEVFNIGVILAQLLSGNVLYKSLYSADNLRVHKFVHIPGVTVALNKILADCLHRNILQRHTSLELLLKGLKSLPSTDKCEVFAPHVSSQTLQDLQDSPLPPPKKHMEWTFWLAIGLIVAGIAAFFIWGMPAILKPGGLAENIASLFSGQPDSLNSVPLDEDLPGRSEKPTRANEFGQSTLRDDPRKRDPQTVQPRKRSQQSSTVKTSPSPDRSKFVRVPDGTFGFGRLKDNPNHNVFVSGFWISKYEVTQAEWEKYMMPASLFYVSKNLPVENVSWMDIIRYCNARSEAEGLDPVYKIAASVTCDFSKNGYRLPTEAEWEMAAKAGTLFDYSGSDDPDEYVWHRDNSGRRYRRGGEKKPNAYGIYDMSGNVAEWVWDWYDAKYPAQLSEFTNPRGPSSGGNKVIRGGSVDNGIGTNLKILYRMPGNPGRGYQFVGFRVVRSH, encoded by the coding sequence ATGAGATTTTGCGGCAGTTGCGGCAAAAAGATTCCCGAAAACGCAAAATTTTGCGTTCATTGCGGGACCCGCTGGAATGACGTGGAAAAAGCCGAGACCCCGGAAGAACCGGTCAAAAAACCGCGGCCATCCCCAAAATATGCGGGAGACCAAATCACGGACACAGCTTTCAAGCTGATGAGCCCGGGGGAAGATTGCTGCGGCTACCGTGTCGTCCGCCTTTTAAACAAAGATCCTGAAGGCATCAAGTATATTGTCGAAAAAGACGGAAAACAGTATATTCTGAAGCTCTTTTTCAAATATAAATATTCCGATCTGGAATCCATCATCACCCTGCAAAATAGGCTGAAACGCTTGGGCACGCTGGAATCCGCTCACACCGCCAAAGTGGCGGAAGTGAACGAAACTCATGACCCCGTTTTTATGGCGGCGGAATTTGTGGACGGCGATTCCCTGTCCCGGATTAAGGAAAACGAACCGGAGCGCCTGAACGAGGAATTTGTGCGCAAAGTGGCCATCCAACTGACCGAAACAGCCATTGCGGTCAGGAAGCAGGGCCTCACTATGCACGAACTTACCCCCAGCGGGATCATGCTTTCAGAAGACGAAAAAAACATCACCATTCTCACATCCGGAATCAAATATGAAGAAGTGGATGAGCGTGAGGAAGTCTTCAATATCGGCGTCATTCTGGCTCAGCTCCTCTCCGGAAACGTTCTGTATAAATCGCTTTACAGCGCGGACAACCTTCGTGTTCATAAATTTGTTCATATTCCCGGAGTGACGGTCGCGCTCAATAAGATTCTGGCGGATTGCCTGCACCGCAACATCCTGCAAAGACATACCTCCCTGGAACTTTTGTTGAAGGGATTGAAAAGCCTGCCGTCCACGGATAAATGTGAGGTTTTTGCCCCTCATGTCAGCTCACAAACTCTGCAGGACCTTCAGGACAGTCCTCTTCCCCCACCCAAAAAACACATGGAGTGGACGTTTTGGCTGGCCATTGGGCTGATTGTGGCTGGCATCGCAGCCTTCTTCATCTGGGGCATGCCCGCCATCCTCAAACCTGGTGGCTTGGCAGAAAATATCGCCTCATTATTTAGTGGACAACCGGATAGCCTGAATTCTGTTCCCTTGGATGAAGATCTGCCAGGACGCTCGGAGAAACCCACTCGCGCCAATGAATTTGGCCAATCCACACTCCGGGACGATCCTCGTAAAAGAGATCCTCAAACCGTCCAACCCAGAAAGCGCAGCCAGCAAAGCAGCACCGTAAAAACCAGCCCATCACCTGATAGGAGCAAATTTGTCCGCGTCCCGGACGGCACCTTTGGTTTTGGTCGTCTAAAAGACAATCCAAACCACAACGTATTTGTAAGTGGTTTTTGGATAAGCAAATATGAGGTCACCCAAGCCGAATGGGAAAAATATATGATGCCCGCCAGTTTGTTTTACGTTTCCAAAAATCTGCCCGTGGAAAACGTCAGTTGGATGGATATTATCCGCTATTGCAACGCTCGCAGCGAAGCTGAAGGGCTGGATCCGGTTTATAAAATTGCCGCTTCCGTCACCTGTGATTTTTCGAAAAATGGCTACAGATTGCCCACTGAAGCGGAATGGGAAATGGCGGCAAAAGCTGGAACACTATTTGATTACAGCGGATCAGATGACCCCGATGAATATGTTTGGCACAGGGACAACAGCGGACGCCGCTATCGCCGGGGAGGCGAGAAAAAACCCAACGCCTACGGCATTTATGACATGAGCGGAAACGTTGCCGAATGGGTTTGGGATTGGTATGATGCCAAATATCCCGCCCAGCTTTCGGAATTCACAAATCCCAGGGGACCTTCCAGCGGAGGCAACAAAGTTATCCGCGGCGGCAGCGTGGACAACGGAATCGGCACAAACCTGAAAATCCTCTATCGCATGCCCGGAAATCCCGGCAGAGGCTATCAATTTGTGGGCTTCAGGGTTGTGAGGAGCCACTAA
- a CDS encoding isoleucine--tRNA ligase: MFKNIDLKESPRHLEERIRAYWKERELAQKSIDFREGAPRFIFYEGPPTANGRPGIHHVISRTLKDLVCRYKTMTGHQVKRKAGWDTHGLPVEIEVEKQLGLEDKKAIEEYGIEKFCLACKESVWSYLDQWREMTELMGYWIDLDDPYVTLTNDYIESVWHILNDFFRRDLIYKAHKIVPYCPSCGTPLSSHEVAQGYRDVEDPSVFVKFKALDEEDTWYLAWTTTPWTLISNVALAVHPDETYVKVRHQDENLILAKARLEVLDGEAEILAEFTGRDLEKRRYEPLFNFIKVDKPAWIIGLADYVSMDDGTGIVHTAPAFGQDDYSLGMKYDLPFIQPVDAEGKFLPEVTPWAGVFVKHADKDIIRSLRDEGKLYRREQMKHSYPHCWRCENPLIYYARESWYIRTTKFKEKLLENNRQINWYPPFVGEKRFGEWLENNVDWALSRDRFWGTPLNIWVCGDCGDKTSVGSISELREKGRLADGSTVPEDIELHRPYIDDVSLPCAKCGGSMNRTPEVIDCWFDSGAMPFAQWHYPFENKECFESELFPADFICEAIDQTRGWFYSMLTISTLYKGVSSYKSCLVNDLILDKTGQKMSKSKGNTVDPIELMHDFGADAIRWYMVEVSPPWVPTRFDVDGVREVIGKFIGTLKNTYSFFAIYANIDGFDISKYPRDWTRSAEIDRWIVSRLQSLTAQVRAWMEEYELTRVVRAIQDFVIDELSNWYVRRSRRRFWAMELTEDKIDAYRTLYQVLETVAKLIAPFVPHLAEELFLSLGAGESVHLADYPEADPAFIDQKLEEEMRVIIDLVYLGRAARNACQIKVRQPLQKMYVPAKHKATVQRMAGLLQEEVNIHEIVYVAEDDDFVHYELKPQFKVMGPKYGSQMKAIAAELAKLKGQEVLSAFNATGSYRLEPLGLDLVPEDVAVHIQPREGFVFESLKDTFVALDTTLSPELLREGLARELVNKIQFSRKEQGFEIMDRIRVSWKGDADIAAALAEHGDFIKSETLCDELLENPDIQGVQPVDINGKEVFLKIERLA; this comes from the coding sequence ATGTTTAAAAATATTGATCTTAAAGAGAGCCCCAGGCATCTGGAAGAGCGCATTCGCGCCTATTGGAAAGAGCGGGAATTGGCCCAAAAAAGCATCGATTTTCGTGAGGGCGCTCCGCGTTTTATTTTTTATGAAGGCCCGCCCACCGCGAACGGCAGACCGGGCATCCACCACGTTATTTCCCGCACCTTGAAGGATTTGGTTTGCCGCTATAAAACCATGACAGGACACCAGGTTAAACGCAAGGCGGGATGGGACACCCACGGCTTGCCGGTCGAGATTGAGGTGGAAAAACAGCTTGGGCTGGAAGACAAAAAAGCCATCGAAGAGTATGGTATAGAAAAGTTTTGTTTGGCCTGCAAGGAATCGGTTTGGAGCTATTTGGATCAATGGCGCGAAATGACCGAATTGATGGGCTACTGGATTGATTTGGACGATCCATACGTAACCCTCACAAACGATTACATCGAATCCGTGTGGCATATTTTGAACGATTTTTTCCGCCGCGATCTGATTTATAAAGCCCACAAAATTGTGCCCTATTGCCCCAGTTGCGGCACGCCGCTTTCATCGCACGAAGTGGCTCAGGGCTACCGCGATGTGGAAGACCCCTCCGTATTCGTAAAATTCAAAGCTCTGGACGAAGAAGATACCTGGTATCTGGCTTGGACCACCACACCCTGGACCCTGATTTCGAACGTTGCGCTGGCGGTTCATCCGGACGAAACTTACGTGAAAGTGCGGCATCAGGATGAGAATTTAATACTCGCCAAAGCGCGGCTTGAGGTTTTGGATGGTGAAGCAGAGATTTTGGCAGAATTTACCGGACGCGATTTGGAAAAACGTCGCTATGAACCTCTTTTCAATTTTATAAAAGTGGATAAACCCGCTTGGATTATCGGTTTGGCGGATTACGTAAGCATGGACGACGGCACCGGTATTGTTCACACCGCGCCGGCATTTGGCCAGGACGACTATAGCCTGGGCATGAAATATGATCTGCCTTTCATCCAGCCTGTGGATGCCGAAGGAAAATTTCTCCCCGAAGTGACGCCCTGGGCGGGGGTTTTTGTGAAACACGCGGATAAAGACATCATCCGCAGCCTGCGTGATGAGGGCAAGCTCTACCGCCGCGAACAGATGAAACACAGCTATCCCCATTGCTGGCGCTGCGAAAATCCTCTCATCTATTATGCCCGCGAAAGCTGGTATATTCGCACCACAAAGTTCAAGGAAAAGCTCCTTGAAAACAACCGCCAAATCAATTGGTATCCGCCTTTTGTGGGTGAAAAGCGCTTTGGCGAATGGCTGGAAAACAACGTGGACTGGGCTCTTTCCCGCGATCGTTTCTGGGGCACACCTCTAAATATATGGGTTTGTGGGGATTGCGGCGATAAAACCTCCGTGGGCTCGATTTCCGAATTGCGTGAAAAAGGGCGCCTGGCGGATGGCTCAACGGTTCCTGAAGATATTGAATTACATAGACCTTATATAGATGATGTGAGTTTGCCCTGCGCAAAATGTGGCGGCAGCATGAACCGCACCCCGGAGGTGATTGACTGTTGGTTCGACAGTGGCGCCATGCCCTTCGCGCAGTGGCACTATCCTTTTGAAAACAAAGAGTGTTTCGAATCCGAACTTTTCCCCGCGGATTTCATCTGCGAAGCCATCGACCAAACCCGCGGCTGGTTCTATTCCATGCTGACCATCTCCACGCTCTACAAGGGCGTTTCCAGCTATAAAAGCTGTCTGGTGAACGATTTAATCCTGGATAAAACCGGGCAAAAAATGAGCAAATCCAAGGGTAACACGGTTGATCCCATCGAATTGATGCATGATTTTGGCGCCGACGCCATCAGATGGTATATGGTGGAAGTAAGCCCACCCTGGGTTCCGACCCGTTTTGATGTCGATGGCGTGCGTGAGGTGATTGGAAAATTCATCGGCACCCTGAAAAACACCTATTCCTTCTTCGCAATCTACGCAAATATCGATGGTTTCGATATTTCAAAATATCCCCGTGATTGGACGCGCAGCGCCGAAATCGATCGTTGGATTGTGAGCCGCCTGCAAAGCCTGACCGCGCAGGTTCGGGCTTGGATGGAGGAATATGAGTTGACCCGAGTTGTGCGTGCCATCCAGGATTTTGTGATAGACGAACTTTCAAACTGGTATGTGCGCCGCAGCCGCAGACGTTTTTGGGCGATGGAACTCACCGAAGACAAAATTGATGCCTATCGCACTCTTTATCAAGTGCTTGAAACTGTTGCCAAGTTGATTGCGCCCTTCGTGCCACATCTGGCTGAAGAACTTTTCCTGAGCCTGGGCGCTGGCGAAAGTGTGCATTTGGCGGATTATCCCGAAGCCGACCCCGCTTTCATCGACCAAAAATTGGAAGAGGAAATGCGCGTGATCATCGATCTCGTCTATCTGGGACGCGCGGCACGAAACGCTTGCCAGATCAAGGTTCGCCAGCCGCTTCAAAAGATGTATGTGCCCGCCAAACACAAAGCCACTGTACAGAGGATGGCGGGGCTGTTGCAGGAGGAAGTGAACATCCATGAGATTGTGTATGTGGCTGAGGATGATGACTTTGTTCATTATGAATTGAAGCCGCAATTCAAGGTGATGGGGCCAAAATATGGCAGCCAGATGAAGGCAATCGCCGCCGAACTGGCAAAATTGAAAGGACAGGAAGTGCTGTCAGCTTTCAATGCCACAGGCAGCTACAGGCTCGAGCCTCTGGGTTTGGATCTGGTTCCGGAAGACGTGGCAGTCCACATCCAGCCTCGTGAAGGCTTTGTGTTTGAAAGCCTTAAAGATACGTTTGTGGCACTGGACACCACCCTCAGCCCGGAACTGCTTCGCGAAGGTCTGGCTCGCGAACTGGTGAACAAAATCCAGTTCAGCCGCAAGGAACAGGGCTTTGAAATTATGGACCGCATCCGCGTGAGTTGGAAAGGCGATGCCGATATCGCCGCCGCTTTGGCTGAACACGGAGATTTTATAAAATCCGAAACTCTCTGCGACGAATTGCTTGAAAACCCTGACATTCAAGGCGTTCAGCCCGTCGATATCAACGGAAAAGAGGTTTTCCTCAAAATAGAGAGGCTTGCTTAA